In Candidatus Parvarchaeota archaeon, one genomic interval encodes:
- a CDS encoding M20 family metallopeptidase, whose translation MVNLLWLTKKLVSINSVSGNELAIQKFIFNLLQQEGFKPRFQFVYKGRPNVVCTSGEGKQHLLLDCHVDTVPACAGWKANPLKVRVQGGRMIGLGAADQKAGVAIHLKQFIE comes from the coding sequence TTGGTCAACCTATTGTGGCTTACAAAAAAATTGGTCAGCATAAATTCGGTTTCGGGCAATGAGCTTGCCATCCAAAAGTTCATCTTCAACTTGCTGCAGCAGGAGGGCTTTAAGCCAAGGTTCCAGTTTGTCTACAAGGGCAGGCCAAACGTCGTGTGCACTAGTGGCGAGGGGAAACAACACCTTCTTCTTGACTGCCATGTTGACACAGTCCCCGCCTGCGCAGGCTGGAAGGCTAATCCGCTCAAGGTGCGCGTGCAAGGCGGCAGGATGATTGGCCTTGGGGCTGCCGACCAGAAGGCAGGCGTGGCAATACACCTCAAGCAGTTCATTGAAG
- a CDS encoding winged helix-turn-helix transcriptional regulator yields the protein MNFRLRRLVEEGVLSGFYTIFDTRKLGQYSYKLYLKFKSITPGKEREIYEYLQRQRNIIYLASMEGYYDCVVVVLLRTTTDFTSFLYPFMQSYGQHVLEKEMVVFVCTHRLNQRFLHLGPEQADRHHSKQIGSYRLGENELKICSVISSNGRLSALEIARRTGLEPPKVQYAIKKLKRDGIILGHAVSLNYDRLGLTFFQVNISLVDPSVIGAIINYFSSTNKCLFAIEIVGRYDLIIELILENSKQLLVIIDAFREKFYGKYYDYDVSTITTEFLVLWTPVYADLQANLPWKADSRSVRKELKAQA from the coding sequence GTGAATTTTCGCCTCAGGAGGCTTGTCGAAGAAGGGGTACTCAGCGGATTTTACACAATTTTTGACACAAGGAAACTTGGCCAATATTCCTACAAGCTTTATCTCAAGTTCAAAAGCATTACCCCGGGCAAGGAAAGAGAGATATACGAATATCTGCAAAGGCAGCGCAACATAATCTATCTTGCAAGCATGGAGGGATATTATGACTGCGTTGTTGTCGTATTGCTTCGCACCACTACTGACTTTACAAGTTTCCTCTACCCTTTCATGCAGTCATACGGCCAGCATGTTCTTGAAAAGGAGATGGTTGTTTTTGTTTGCACCCACAGGCTAAACCAGAGGTTCTTGCACCTTGGGCCTGAGCAGGCGGACAGGCACCATTCAAAGCAGATAGGTTCATATCGCCTCGGGGAAAATGAACTCAAAATCTGTTCCGTCATATCCTCAAATGGCAGGCTTTCGGCTCTTGAAATAGCAAGACGAACAGGCCTTGAGCCGCCTAAAGTCCAGTATGCCATAAAAAAACTAAAGCGTGATGGAATCATACTTGGCCACGCGGTTTCCCTCAACTACGACAGGCTTGGATTGACATTCTTCCAAGTGAATATTTCCCTTGTGGACCCTTCGGTAATCGGGGCCATAATAAACTACTTCAGCTCAACAAATAAGTGCCTTTTTGCAATAGAAATAGTCGGAAGGTACGACCTTATCATAGAACTTATACTGGAAAATTCTAAACAGCTTCTGGTAATTATTGATGCATTTAGGGAAAAGTTTTATGGCAAATACTACGATTACGATGTTTCTACAATAACAACGGAATTCCTAGTGCTCTGGACACCTGTATATGCTGATTTGCAGGCAAACCTGCCATGGAAGGCAGACTCGCGATCTGTGCGCAAAGAATTAAAGGCACAAGCTTGA